TTTTCTCTAAGAGATCTTTGCGGAACCGAAATACCGCCTTCTCCAAATCATTTTCTTTGCAGTTATTGAAACTATGTTCCGTACTAAAGTCTGAAGGGACAAGAGATTTATACGCATCTTCAGTAGTTACGCCTTCTGAAGAAAAATACAATACATAGCTTTCATTCTCCGCAATACCTTCACAAGAAGCTACCCTCTCTCCCCGTCCATATCCTAGAGCTGTGCCAGAAGAAAAGAAAAAGGGAACATCACTACCTATCTCCGCTGCAAGATCTTGCAATGTTTTTAAAGGTAGCTGCGCCTGAAAATAAAAATTTAATGCATATAGAGCTGTAGCAGCGTTGCTGCTTCCTCCCCCGAGACCAGCCTTTAAAGGAATCCTTTTCTTTAAGTTCCACTTGACAGGCTGCAGGATTCCGGTTTCTCGTCTGAATAGCTCTAAGCTCTTCCAAATGAAATTCTCTGACGACTCAAGACTTAAAATATTGCATGAGAGACAATCCTTAGGACTACTTTCTAAAGTAAGAATATCACCAAAATCTATACTCTGCATCAGAGTACACAACTCATGAAACCCATCAGGACGTTTATGCAAAACCTTTAAAAAAAGATTTACTTTCGCTGGAGAGAAAAACGCCCTAATGTGGTTCACCTGATTTAGCTTAAAACATCGCAAAAGCCTAAGGCTATTAGCTATTCTATACCTTCAGCGCTTTCCGAAGCTCCAGACTCTTCTAAAACAACAACGTATTCGCTATCAGAAGCGACATGTACTATAAGAGTCGCAGAAACACCTTCCTTTAATTTTAAGGGGATGTTCTTTCTTCCAAGGCTTTTAATTGCAAAATGCGCAGGGAAACTCTTTCTAGAAAGAGAAATATTTTTTTCTTCTGCAGCCGCAATGATGTCTGCAATAGTTACAGAACCGTACATATTATTGTCTGGGTCAACACGAACTTGGAATTCCAAGACAATATCTTTAAGCATTTCTGCAAGCTTTTCAGACTCGGCTTTGTCTTCAGCAGCTTGAATCATGCGCTGTTCTTTAAGTTTGGCTTGTAAACGCAATGTTCTTGTTCCAGCAATAACTGCTTTTTGTTGGGGGAGAAGAAAATTACGAACATAACCAGGACGAGCAGTAACTACATCTCCACTACGGCCTAATCCTTCAATGTCTTCAAGTAAAAGTAACTGTTGTTTCATTCTCTTTGTTCCTTTGCCTACATTAATCTTCCCCGACGAAAGGCAATAGTCCTAAAAGACGAGCCCTTTTGATTGCTTGAGCAAGAATTCCTTGAAAACGAGAAGAAACTCCTGTGATTCTTCTAGGCAAAATTTTTCCTCGTTCCGTGATAAACTTTTTTAAAGTTTCTACGTCTTTATAATCGATCGTTTTCCAACCTGCGGAAACAAAAGGACATTTCTTATTGAAACGTTTCCTTCTTTGTTCATTAGCATGAACAGGTCTATTCATAGTTTTCTCCTTAACAAGTTACTCAGGTAAAGAAGCGAATTCTAAAACTTCTTTTACAGAATCAGCTTTAAATATCATGAAACGAAGGAGATCTTCGTTGAGATGATATTCTCTCCACAACTCTGCTATAGCTTCAGGCACAACAGTAAAATAAATAAAATAGTAATAACCTTCTCTAGCGCCACGAATGGTATACGCTAATTTCTTACGTCCTTGATCATGAATTTTATTAATTTCACCATCATAGTTTGTGATCCCTGAAATAACCTTATCTAAAGCCTTACGTCGAGCTTCTTCACTAAGAGTTACGCTAAATACATAGGCTCCTTCATAAAGTTGCTTTGTCTTTTTTCCCATTAAACACTCCTAAACACAGACAAGTAGAGTAGTTTATTCTCCTGAGATATCTCAGTCCACTAAAATTATTCTCTAAAAATACTTATGCTGACTCAGCCCCTACACACCATTGCTGAAACAAAGTGCCTGCTTGAGCAAAACAAGCAGGCAATTGCTCTTTCTCTTCGCAAGAAAAATCTCCTAGAACAAAGTCTGATAAGCCTACAGCTCTATTATCAGGCCTGCCAACCCCCAACCGCAATTGCCAGAAGAGATTTGAGCCTAGACTAGCAACAATGCTTTTAATTCCCTTATGTCCTCCACTTCCTGCTTGATAACGCAATCGGACATCTCCAAAGTCACGGTTTACGTCATCAGCAAGAACTAAAATATGCTCCGGACTTAAACTAAAAAATTTTTTAGCAGCCAAGACAGCCTTGCCACTAAGATTCACATAAGTCTCTGGTTTAATAAATACCAAGCTCTCAGAAGTAGAAGGGGAATCTACTTTCGTCATTAAGGAAACGCACTTAGAAAAAGGCTTAAATGCCGGGCCTCCCAACTCTCTGACCAACCATTCCGCCAATAAAAATCCTACGTTATGACGAGAAAAGTTATAGGCCTTCCCAGGATTCCCTATAGCAACAACAAGCCTAACCATCATAAGGTTATCTTCTAGATACGGTTACGGCAACTTCTCTAAGAGATGATATCGGCTTAATTCCTTCAGGAATCACAATATCAGATAATTTTCGAGTTTGAGAAAGCCCTAGAGACTGGACATCCAGCTCTAAAAAAGGAACGATATCTTTAGGAAGACAAACCACCCGAATCGCACGGATCACTTGCCTTAAGGATCCCCCAAGTTTTACTCCAATGCAATCTACGGTATTAACACAGCGCACTGGGATACTCAATTTTACTGGGCGGTTTTCTACAAGCTCTTCGAAATCCAAGTGACTCACTTCATAAGTGGTCACCTGATACTGGATATCTTTCACTAAAGCTTTAATTACACGGCCTTCATATTCTAGAAAGAAAACCGTAGAAGATAGTGCACCGCTTTCCAAACTAGAAAGAAATTTTTTAAAAACAAGCGCATCTACAGTGATGTTTGCAATACTTTTCCCAGAAGAATAGACCACTGCAGGAATACCCCCTGTCTGACGGATTTTCTTAAGAAATGATTTTTTACCAGTCTCCCGACGTGTAACTACGAGCTCCATAGTTTATTTTCTCCATAAATTTGAGCTAAAAGAGCCTTCTGCTCCGCATGAACCCTAAGTTTACGTTAAAACTTAGAAGAAATCAAAGATCGTGCCTTGTGTCTCTTCAAAGACATCTGAAAGTTTTAGACGCGAAATTATAGCTCTATCCAGGAAAAAGTCAATATTTTCCCAGAAAATCCCTTACCTCCTGACACTCTAAAAAACAAACTGCAGACTTCAGATTAAAATTAGAAACTGAGAGGTGAAAGAAAGACCCTGGGGTGGAAGGATTCGAACCTCCGATGCGCGGTACCAAAAACCGCTGCCTTACCGCTTGGCCACACCCCAATAATAAAAAAGAACAAGATCCCAGTTTATCGAAACCGGTGTTTTTGAAAATAAGAAAATCTCAAAAATAGCGCTTTTTTTTTTAATCTTGAGCTTTTACGTCTTCACTTGATATGGGGGATTTAGATTTATCAGGAGAATCTTTATGAGAATCCTTCATACTGCTGTCGAATTTGCTCCTATAACCAAAGCTGGAGGATTAGGAGATATGGTCTCCAGTCTCTCCTTAGCTCTAGCTAAATATCATGAAGTTGAAGTTCTTATTCCAGACTACCCTTTAATCTTTGGGGATCTTAATCTTCCTATTCTCTCCAAACGCTCTTTTTTCTATACTTTTCTTGGAAAACAACATGCCTCCACAGTTACTTACAAATATGAAAATCTAGCCCTCTCTGTGATCAGGTTAGACTCACAGATCGAACTATTCTCTACTCCTAAGATTTACTCACATGACGATACCATGCGCTTCACAGCACTTTCTGCTGCCTGTGCTGCCTATATTCATGACATCCCCCCTGTAGATATTGTACACTTCCATGACTGGCATCTCGGTCTTCTCCCCGGGCTTTTGAAACATCCCGACAGTCCCTATTATCCTAAAATTGTTTTTACCATTCATAATTTCTGCTATCGAGGCTATTGCTCTACTAAACTGCTTTCTGAAACCAAAATCGATAATTTTCATTTGAGCAATTATCAACTCTTCCGCGATCCCCAAACCTCGGTTATGATGAAAGGTGGGCTCTACTGCTCAGATGCAATTACGACAGTATCACCAACATATGCTCAAGAAATGATGAATGAGTATTCTGACCCAGAAATCCACGATGCTCTATCTACAAGAAGCTCCGTCTTTTTCGGCATTCTTAATGGCATAGATGACCGCACCTGGAATCCAGAAACGGATCCTCACCTCTCTGAAAATTACGATAAAAGCTTACTTAGAGAGCCTGACCTTCTATTTATGAAAAAGGAGAAAAATAAAGCAGCCTTATATGAAAGGTTAGGGCTGGAGCTTAACTATTCCCCTTTAATGTGTATTATTTCTCGGATTGTTGAACAAAAAGGTCCTGAGTTTATGAAAGAAGCCATTCTCCATGCTATGGAAAATGCGTATGCTCTCATTATCATTGGCACCTGTTATAATGAAGAAATTTTCAAGCAATTTTCTAATTTACAAGAATCTCTAGCAACATCCTGCAACATTAGAATTGTTTTAGATTACAACCCTTCTCTTGCATGTCTTACCTACGCTGCTTCCGATATGATCTGCATCCCTTCGTATACAGAGCCTTGCGGGTTAACCCAGCTTATTGCCATGCGCTATGGCACCGTTCCCTTAGTACGCAAGACTGGAGGCCTGGCAGACACAGTATTCCCCGGAGTAAATGGATTTACATTTACCCAAACGGATAACTTCAATGAATTTCGTGCGATGCTAAGTGAAGCACTTACAACCTACCGCTATGAACCAGACACATGGTTAAATTTAATAGAAGAGGGAATGTTGCGTCTTTCTGGGCTCGACCTTATGGCAAAGCATTATAAAGAGCTTTATCTCTCCTTACTTTCTTGATCTAAGCCACTGGAAGATTTTGGCCTTTGCAACAAAAAATTTTTATTTATCCAAAAATATTCTACTCCAGAGCCTACAGAATAGATCGCGACAATTGAGACAACAATAGAGGCGAATAACTCCAATCCATTATCAGAAAGAGCCCCTAAAGAGTGAGGAATCATAGCAAAGATAATAAGGAAAAAACTTATCGCTTGTAATATAGCTTTTATTTTCCCGCTTGTTCTTGCAGCCACCACTACACCACGAAACGCACATACTGTGCGTAACGTACTAATTACAGAGTCTCGTGCGAGAAAAATAAATACTAAAATCAGGGGAAGGTTCACTGGAGGTTGGGTGAAAGTAAGATATAGGGACGTCCTATAAATTCCATCCGCCATGGGGTCTAATAGCTTTCCTAAATCTGTAACCTGTGAAAACTTTCTTGCAACGTATCCATCTACAGCGTCTGTAAGCTCAGAAACAATGAGCAAAGACAAAAGAACATAAGGAAGCACCACTTGAGAAATCCCAAACCACAGCCCTTTTAAGTATAAAATCATAAAAATTGGTGATATAAACAGCCGGGAAACAGTCAAATAATTAGGCAGTCCCACCCTTTGCCCCTACGGTCACAAATTATTCTAATAGAGTCTTCCAAGATCCCTAATGATAACGTTAAATGGAATAATATTACATCGCAAGTATGGAATTTCTTTAGACTAAAAATTAAGAGCTCTCTTACCCATTAAAGACTTTTCCCCTACCTTTCTCTAAGTATTGTTTGTTTTTCTTCCCATATGATATTGTCGTGTTTCCAATAGTGAAGTTTCCCTTAAAATTAAAGCTACTTTCGCTATGTCTAATAAACAAACCTATTTGGATTCGGAGTCAATAACATGTCATCTTGTCCTCTAACTTTACAATCTATGATTGCTACAATCCTGCAATTTTGGAGTGAACAAGGATGTGTTATACACCAAGGTTATGATCTTGAAGTCGGAGCCGGGACATTTAACCCCGCGACATTTCTTCGTGCACTAGGACCCGAGCCTTATAAAACAGCCTATGTTGAGCCTTCACGACGTCCCCAAGATGGTCGCTACGGAATACACCCAAATCGCTTGCAAAACTATCACCAACTCCAAGTGATCCTCAAGCCCGTCCCAGAGAATTTTTTAACTCTATATACAGAATCCCTGCGTGCTATTGGCCTAGATCTTTGTGAACATGACATCCGTTTTGTCCATGATGACTGGGAAAATCCCACTATTGGTGCTTGGGGTTTAGGTTGGGAAGTATGGTTAAACGGCATGGAAATTACCCAACTTACCTACTTTCAAGCCATTGGCAGCAAACCTCTAAATACAATTAGTGGTGAGGTAACTTATGGGATTGAGAGAGTTGCGATGTACCTGCAAAAGAAAGACTCAGTCTATGATATTTTATGGAATGACGAGCTTACCTATGGGCAGATTGTCAAGGAGTCAGAGAAAGCTTGGAGCCAGTATAATTTTGACACAGCAAATGTGCAGATGTGGCTTAAGCACTTCGAAGATTTTTCAGAAGAAGCTTTTGCAACCTTAGAGAAGGGTCTTCCTATTCCTGCGTATGACTTTGTGATCAAAGCATCCCATGCATTTAATATTCTCGATGCTCGTGGGGTGATTTCCGTTACAGAACGCACGCGTTATATTTCTCGCATCCGGCAATTAGCACGCGCTGTTGCTGATCGCTATGTTGAATGGAGAGCCTCGTTAAACTATCCTCTCCTTAAGCCTTATTCAGCTCCAGCTTTAGAAAAAAGCTCTTCTTCTTTACCAAAACTCTCTTCCCCGGAAGATTTCTTGTTGGAGATTGGCTCTGAGGAACTTCCTGCGAAGTTTGTCCCCATAGGGATTCAACAGTTAGAGTCTTTAATAACTAAGCTTTTAGAAAGTTATCGCATTCCATATGAAAAACTCGAGGTATTTGGCTCTCCACGGAGACTTGCAGTACTGATTCATAAGCTAACTCCTATAACTACACAGAAAGCCTCAGAAAAAAAAGGCCCACCTATAGCCTCCTTATTTACAGAAAGTGGTGAAGTTTCCTCTCAAGGGCAACAATTTTTTTCTGCACAACATGTGGTCCTCTCTCATCGCGAAGAGCTCTCACAGCACACACAATTTGCTATCCGTGTGATTAACCAGGTAGAGTACTTATTTTTCCTAACTCCTGAGACCTCGATAGAAACTGCAAAGATTCTCACAGAAGAGCTTCCCAAGCTAATTCATACTATGAAATTCCCTAAAAAGATGATTTGGGATATGAGCGGAGTAGAATATGCTCGCCCCATCCGCTGGTTAGTAGCACTTTATGGTAATGATATTCTTCCTTTAACTATAGGAAGCATTTCTGCCTCTAGAAACACTCAGGGCCATCGGCAACTTGATCCTAGGACTCTTTCTATTTCTTCTCCTAAGGACTATCTTGATACACTTAGAAGCGCTTGTGTTATTGTTTCCCAAAAAGAACGCCAAGAAATTATAGAACATGGTCTTCGAGCTCATAGTTCTCCCACGATTACTCCCATAATGGATTCCCAGCTGATCGAAGAAACTGTTTTCCTTACGGAGCATCCTTTTGTTACCTGCGGGAAATTCTCTTCTACCTTCTGTTCAGTCCCTAAGGAGCTTCTTGTTGCAGAGATGATCCAACACCAACGCTATTTCCCTACGCAAGACACTACAGGAGCAATCACTAACTCCTTTGTTTTTGTCACAGATAATTCTCCTAACGACGTCATTATAGAAGGAAATGAAAAAGCACTAACGCCTAGACTTACAGATGGGGCGTTTCTATTTAATCAAGATTTACAGACTCCATTGGAAACATTTGTGGATAAGCTGAATTCTGTGACGTATTTTGACGCCTTAGGCTCGTTGTACGATAAAATAGAACGTTTAAAAGCTCATAAGGAGATACTCTTCCCCCTATTACCCTTAGGAGACTCCGAAGACTTAAATATCGCCATACGTTATTGT
This genomic stretch from Chlamydia pecorum E58 harbors:
- the ispE gene encoding 4-(cytidine 5'-diphospho)-2-C-methyl-D-erythritol kinase encodes the protein MHKRPDGFHELCTLMQSIDFGDILTLESSPKDCLSCNILSLESSENFIWKSLELFRRETGILQPVKWNLKKRIPLKAGLGGGSSNAATALYALNFYFQAQLPLKTLQDLAAEIGSDVPFFFSSGTALGYGRGERVASCEGIAENESYVLYFSSEGVTTEDAYKSLVPSDFSTEHSFNNCKENDLEKAVFRFRKDLLEKKLQLQKLWKPYGGHVLMSGSGGTLFVRYNATPHREQETSKLIEHTRGIPARKLNKKLTQWY
- the rplI gene encoding 50S ribosomal protein L9, with product MKQQLLLLEDIEGLGRSGDVVTARPGYVRNFLLPQQKAVIAGTRTLRLQAKLKEQRMIQAAEDKAESEKLAEMLKDIVLEFQVRVDPDNNMYGSVTIADIIAAAEEKNISLSRKSFPAHFAIKSLGRKNIPLKLKEGVSATLIVHVASDSEYVVVLEESGASESAEGIE
- the rpsR gene encoding 30S ribosomal protein S18; translated protein: MNRPVHANEQRRKRFNKKCPFVSAGWKTIDYKDVETLKKFITERGKILPRRITGVSSRFQGILAQAIKRARLLGLLPFVGED
- the rpsF gene encoding 30S ribosomal protein S6, with product MGKKTKQLYEGAYVFSVTLSEEARRKALDKVISGITNYDGEINKIHDQGRKKLAYTIRGAREGYYYFIYFTVVPEAIAELWREYHLNEDLLRFMIFKADSVKEVLEFASLPE
- the pth gene encoding aminoacyl-tRNA hydrolase is translated as MVRLVVAIGNPGKAYNFSRHNVGFLLAEWLVRELGGPAFKPFSKCVSLMTKVDSPSTSESLVFIKPETYVNLSGKAVLAAKKFFSLSPEHILVLADDVNRDFGDVRLRYQAGSGGHKGIKSIVASLGSNLFWQLRLGVGRPDNRAVGLSDFVLGDFSCEEKEQLPACFAQAGTLFQQWCVGAESA
- a CDS encoding 50S ribosomal protein L25 translates to MELVVTRRETGKKSFLKKIRQTGGIPAVVYSSGKSIANITVDALVFKKFLSSLESGALSSTVFFLEYEGRVIKALVKDIQYQVTTYEVSHLDFEELVENRPVKLSIPVRCVNTVDCIGVKLGGSLRQVIRAIRVVCLPKDIVPFLELDVQSLGLSQTRKLSDIVIPEGIKPISSLREVAVTVSRR
- the glgA gene encoding glycogen synthase GlgA — encoded protein: MRILHTAVEFAPITKAGGLGDMVSSLSLALAKYHEVEVLIPDYPLIFGDLNLPILSKRSFFYTFLGKQHASTVTYKYENLALSVIRLDSQIELFSTPKIYSHDDTMRFTALSAACAAYIHDIPPVDIVHFHDWHLGLLPGLLKHPDSPYYPKIVFTIHNFCYRGYCSTKLLSETKIDNFHLSNYQLFRDPQTSVMMKGGLYCSDAITTVSPTYAQEMMNEYSDPEIHDALSTRSSVFFGILNGIDDRTWNPETDPHLSENYDKSLLREPDLLFMKKEKNKAALYERLGLELNYSPLMCIISRIVEQKGPEFMKEAILHAMENAYALIIIGTCYNEEIFKQFSNLQESLATSCNIRIVLDYNPSLACLTYAASDMICIPSYTEPCGLTQLIAMRYGTVPLVRKTGGLADTVFPGVNGFTFTQTDNFNEFRAMLSEALTTYRYEPDTWLNLIEEGMLRLSGLDLMAKHYKELYLSLLS
- the pgsA gene encoding CDP-diacylglycerol--glycerol-3-phosphate 3-phosphatidyltransferase, with protein sequence MGLPNYLTVSRLFISPIFMILYLKGLWFGISQVVLPYVLLSLLIVSELTDAVDGYVARKFSQVTDLGKLLDPMADGIYRTSLYLTFTQPPVNLPLILVFIFLARDSVISTLRTVCAFRGVVVAARTSGKIKAILQAISFFLIIFAMIPHSLGALSDNGLELFASIVVSIVAIYSVGSGVEYFWINKNFLLQRPKSSSGLDQESKER
- a CDS encoding glycine--tRNA ligase; this translates as MSSCPLTLQSMIATILQFWSEQGCVIHQGYDLEVGAGTFNPATFLRALGPEPYKTAYVEPSRRPQDGRYGIHPNRLQNYHQLQVILKPVPENFLTLYTESLRAIGLDLCEHDIRFVHDDWENPTIGAWGLGWEVWLNGMEITQLTYFQAIGSKPLNTISGEVTYGIERVAMYLQKKDSVYDILWNDELTYGQIVKESEKAWSQYNFDTANVQMWLKHFEDFSEEAFATLEKGLPIPAYDFVIKASHAFNILDARGVISVTERTRYISRIRQLARAVADRYVEWRASLNYPLLKPYSAPALEKSSSSLPKLSSPEDFLLEIGSEELPAKFVPIGIQQLESLITKLLESYRIPYEKLEVFGSPRRLAVLIHKLTPITTQKASEKKGPPIASLFTESGEVSSQGQQFFSAQHVVLSHREELSQHTQFAIRVINQVEYLFFLTPETSIETAKILTEELPKLIHTMKFPKKMIWDMSGVEYARPIRWLVALYGNDILPLTIGSISASRNTQGHRQLDPRTLSISSPKDYLDTLRSACVIVSQKERQEIIEHGLRAHSSPTITPIMDSQLIEETVFLTEHPFVTCGKFSSTFCSVPKELLVAEMIQHQRYFPTQDTTGAITNSFVFVTDNSPNDVIIEGNEKALTPRLTDGAFLFNQDLQTPLETFVDKLNSVTYFDALGSLYDKIERLKAHKEILFPLLPLGDSEDLNIAIRYCKIDLVSSVVFEFPELQGIMGEYYLKHAQLPVTAAKAVREHLRHITLGQTISPTGTLLSLLDRFDNIISCFILNLKPTSSHDPYALRRQSLEIITLLSSLEFSIDLSALFNKLIENFPKELPIGLWDKRAIIEQIISFIGGRLRTFLTSLGFSKDIIATVFLESSLHNPIAIIHAATAIQQFKQDQPEALRNIIETHNRLKKILASLQLNTIAITHIIGEQPDEIFKSILNQFPELPKNPLPKELFAYLLSLDQLSVAIQNFLNEVHVACDDETLRSFRISLLVQALEKFSGYQWEALHV